In Actinomyces sp. zg-332, the following proteins share a genomic window:
- the lgt gene encoding prolipoprotein diacylglyceryl transferase, which produces MYYIPSPPSWSSVIEIGPFSIHVYALAILFGIALAVYFGDKRFYLRGGEKGTVLDTAIWIVPISVIGARLYHCISNWNQYFPPNGDFFSIFRIWEGGLAIIGGVSFGALSAYIFLKYFRNVRLGPFADSIAPYIALAQVFGRIGNYFNQELFGLPTTLPWGLKVDSAHTPSEYPYGTLFHPTFLYEQILNLIAFSVLLFIDKKKQLRSGQLFCLYMIFYGCIRFVLEFIRIDKAYVLLGIRFNGWAALIVVIVGIVAYIYCGRRAKTTFYSKEEQSAFILYDEKNRESLIDVASVTNIHKNDSKD; this is translated from the coding sequence ATGTACTATATACCTAGTCCTCCTAGCTGGAGTTCCGTAATAGAAATAGGGCCGTTTTCTATTCATGTTTATGCTTTGGCTATTTTATTCGGTATAGCTCTAGCGGTTTACTTTGGAGATAAACGATTTTATTTACGAGGTGGGGAAAAAGGTACTGTATTAGATACTGCAATCTGGATTGTTCCTATTAGCGTTATAGGGGCTAGACTTTATCACTGTATTTCTAATTGGAACCAATATTTTCCTCCAAATGGGGATTTCTTTTCCATTTTCCGTATATGGGAAGGCGGATTAGCTATTATCGGTGGTGTTTCTTTTGGTGCATTAAGTGCTTATATATTTTTGAAGTATTTCAGAAATGTACGTTTAGGACCTTTTGCTGATTCAATAGCTCCATATATAGCTTTAGCTCAAGTTTTTGGTCGCATAGGTAACTATTTTAATCAAGAGCTATTTGGATTACCTACAACTTTGCCTTGGGGATTAAAAGTAGATTCTGCGCATACTCCATCTGAATACCCTTACGGTACGTTATTTCATCCTACATTTTTATACGAACAGATTTTAAACCTTATTGCTTTTAGCGTTTTACTATTTATTGATAAAAAGAAACAGTTACGCTCAGGACAACTATTCTGTTTGTACATGATTTTTTACGGTTGCATTAGATTTGTTCTAGAATTTATCAGGATTGACAAAGCGTATGTGCTCTTAGGTATACGTTTTAATGGTTGGGCAGCACTAATAGTAGTAATAGTTGGTATAGTTGCATACATTTATTGTGGACGTAGAGCAAAGACTACATTTTATTCTAAAGAGGAACAGTCTGCTTTTATTCTCTATGATGAAAAGAATAGGGAAAGTCTGATTGATGTGGCTAGTGTAACTAATATTCATAAAAATGACTCTAAAGATTAA
- a CDS encoding DNA glycosylase produces MEKIQLPEVNAVKVIIKDFDIKQTLECGQVFRFKKINDNNYIVYSGDKMVEVLQEKLTSHNINTALNLTNMSIRDLESMTDNSLDIKNIVLVNFYCNNDEFENYWKKYFDLETDYSKIKSRLKQHGNALSKAMEYGSGIRILRQEKFETIISFIVSANNNISRIQKIMFSICEKYGQKMCSKTGMHYYSFPTPKDLASALPEKMRAECNVGYRDKYIVQTAKLIHNKQIDIENMASLDTDELVKELQKLSGIGQKVADCIALFAYGRGEVYPVDVWSKRVFEKLYVGHELPKKQVHKRVHKVFGKYAGYAQQYLFYYGRENF; encoded by the coding sequence ATGGAAAAAATACAGTTACCAGAAGTAAATGCGGTAAAGGTAATTATTAAAGATTTTGATATAAAACAGACTCTTGAATGTGGACAAGTTTTTAGGTTTAAGAAAATAAACGATAATAATTATATTGTCTATAGTGGTGACAAAATGGTAGAAGTACTACAAGAAAAACTCACTTCTCATAATATTAATACTGCTTTAAATCTTACCAATATGAGTATAAGAGATTTAGAGAGTATGACAGATAATTCACTTGATATAAAAAATATAGTTTTAGTTAACTTTTACTGCAACAACGATGAATTTGAAAACTATTGGAAAAAATACTTTGATTTAGAAACTGACTATTCAAAGATAAAATCACGACTAAAGCAACATGGAAATGCACTTAGTAAAGCTATGGAATATGGCAGTGGAATAAGAATATTACGTCAAGAAAAATTTGAAACAATCATTAGTTTTATAGTAAGTGCCAATAATAATATTTCCCGTATACAAAAAATAATGTTTTCGATTTGTGAAAAATATGGGCAAAAAATGTGTTCTAAAACAGGGATGCATTATTATTCTTTTCCAACGCCAAAAGACCTAGCTAGTGCTCTTCCTGAAAAAATGCGAGCAGAATGTAATGTCGGGTATAGAGATAAATATATAGTTCAAACAGCAAAGCTAATACATAATAAACAAATTGATATAGAAAATATGGCAAGCCTAGACACTGATGAACTTGTAAAAGAATTACAGAAACTATCAGGTATAGGACAAAAGGTAGCTGATTGTATAGCTTTATTTGCTTATGGAAGAGGAGAGGTTTACCCAGTAGATGTATGGAGTAAACGAGTATTTGAAAAATTATATGTAGGTCATGAACTACCTAAAAAGCAAGTACATAAAAGAGTGCATAAAGTATTCGGTAAGTATGCTGGTTATGCACAGCAGTACCTGTTTTATTACGGAAGAGAAAATTTTTAA